Proteins from a single region of Palaemon carinicauda isolate YSFRI2023 chromosome 1, ASM3689809v2, whole genome shotgun sequence:
- the LOC137645007 gene encoding uncharacterized protein codes for MRQRYSEVGRRRRATYTITEQNNATITISPYCGVNDSLTDTPINLAYILANYTMSLDYNSDPGEVECMAFLLTDFVGLIERGAANIDISQIPSLLDVLEPAADWLFVLIFGENLTSTTTTTQTSTTTPVPTTTTPVPTTSTPAPTTTTPVPIPTTPVPTTSTPAPTTTTPVPTTSTPAPTSTPAPTTTTPVPTTSTPAPTTTTPVSTTTTPAPTTTTPAPTTTTPAPTTTTPVPTTSTPAPTTTTPAPTTSTPAPTTTTPVPTTSTPAPTTSTPAPTTTTPVPTTSTPAPTATTPVLLPTTPAPITTTPVPTTSTPAPTPTVITPPPEPIRPKRRRKPLLIRILQKMIMP; via the exons ATGAGGCAGAGATATAGCGAAGTTGGTCGAAGACGGCGAGCCACGTATACCATAACTGAACAAAACAACGCAACAATAACCATCTCCCCTTACTGCGGAGTGAACGACTCCCTGACAGACACTCCAATCAACCTCGCCTATATCCTAGCGAACTACACCATGTCTCTGGATTACAACAGCGATCCCGGAGAGGTCGAATGTATGGCCTTCTTGCTCACCGACTTCGTGGGGTTGATAGAGCGTGGGGCAGCCAACATTGACATTAGCCAAATTCCGTCACTATTGGATGTCCTTGAACCTGCTGCCGACTGGTTATTCGTACTCATATTTGGAGAGAACTTGACATCAACaa CGACGACAACGCAAACTTCAACGACGACCCCAGTTCCAACAACAACCACCCCAGTTCCAACAACAAGTACCCCAGCTCCAACAACAACCACCCCAGTTCCAATACCAACCACCCCAGTTCCAACAACAAGTACCCCAGCTCCAACAACAACCACCCCAGTTCCAACAACAAGTACCCCAGCTCCAACAAGTACCCCAGCTCCAACAACAACCACCCCAGTTCCAACAACAAGTACCCCAGCTCCAACAACAACCACCCCAGTTTCAACAACAACTACCCCAGCTCCAACAACAACCACCCCAGCTCCAACAACAACCACCCCAGCTCCAACAACAACCACCCCAGTTCCAACAACAAGTACCCCAGCTCCAACAACAACCACCCCAGCTCCAACAACAAGTACCCCAGCTCCAACAACAACCACCCCAGTTCCAACAACAAGTACCCCAGCTCCAACAACAAGTACCCCAGCTCCAACAACAACCACCCCAGTTCCAACAACAAGTACCCCAGCTCCAACAGCAACCACCCCAGTTCTATTACCAACCACCCCAGCTCCAATAACAACCACCCCAGTTCCAACAACAAGTACCCCAGCTCCAACACCAACAGTGATAACTCCACCACCTGAg